Proteins encoded in a region of the Arvicanthis niloticus isolate mArvNil1 chromosome 16, mArvNil1.pat.X, whole genome shotgun sequence genome:
- the Fcrl6 gene encoding LOW QUALITY PROTEIN: Fc receptor-like protein 6 (The sequence of the model RefSeq protein was modified relative to this genomic sequence to represent the inferred CDS: substituted 1 base at 1 genomic stop codon) has protein sequence MLLWMMLLLCVSMIKAQDLLQDPVLSHINSSEPTDVILKCTAKVNPKKPALQPFYSFYKDNHIVQNRSHSPIFFIPEAKEENSGLYHCIVDIYTEVGIIQKKSGYLDIQLWTPVSHPVLTLQHEATNLAVGDKVEFLCEAQQGSLPILYSFYIDGEILEKPLAPSGXAASLLVSAKAEWSAKNYSCEAKNNISSDISEPKKFPLVVSGTASTKSNTLIIWLPASLLGGMVIANVVLIYFFKPCKKDG, from the exons ATTTGCTTCAGGACCCTGTGCTGAGCCACATCAACTCTTCAGAGCCGACAGATGTGATCCTGAAGTGTACAGCAAAGGTGAACCCCAAGAAGCCAGCTTTACAGCCCTTCTACTCTTTCTACAAGGACAACCATATTGTTCAAAACAGGAGTCACAGCCCAATATTTTTCATCCCAGAAGCCAAGGAGGAAAACTCTGGGCTTTACCACTGTATAGTGGACATATACACTGAGGTCGgaataattcagaaaaaaagtggTTATCTGGATATCCAACTCTGGA CTCCTGTATCCCATCCTGTGCTCACTCTGCAGCACGAAGCCACTAACCTTGCTGTAGGAGACAAGGTGGAGTTTCTCTGTGAGGCCCAGCAGGGCTCCCTTCCAATCCTTTACTCATTCTACATTGATGGAGAAATCCTAGAGAAACCCCTGGCTCCCTCTGGCTGAGCTGCCTCCCTCCTCGTCTCAGCGAAGGCGGAGTGGAGTGCCAAGAACTATTCCTGTGAAGCTAAAAACAACATCTCCAGCGACATAAGTGAGCCCAAGAAGTTCCCCTTGGTTG TCTCAGGTACTGCCTCAACCAAGAGCAACACGCTAATTATCTGGCTACCTGCAAGCCTGCTTGGTGGGATGGTCATTGCCAATGTGGttctaatttatttcttcaaaccCTGTAAAAAAGATGGTTAG